AGAATTCTCATACGGGGGGGCTTCACCACTGCGTTGTTTCTTCTGTGGATCGGAATTTTATCGGTAAGGGAACAtgtttatttaataattgtGTGATAggctctcctttttcaccGCCCAAGGTGGCTCGTCCGCCTGACAGCGGTGATAGTAAAAGGCAGGGCGAGCCGGCGTTGTCAGGTCCTAACTGCATCGCGAGGGTGCACAcatacgtatacatatacatatatacatatatatacgtacatacatacatacatacatacacacacatgaatatatttatgcgcATGCCGGCTTCACCACTTTCACAGGTGCGTAATTGCAAATATGAAGGCCAAACGCTGGAGGAGTTGCAGATGAGCTGCTGCCCCAGAAGCCTTTCTGCAGCCTCGTACTACTACGACAGTGCCTCTGCACAAGCAAATCAAGCGTACTACGAAAATAATAATCACGTTTTTTACACAAAGAAATATGAAGACTTTCTATCGACGATGGATGATATGCAATTGAGTAACAAAGTATTAACAAGAGAAGAAATGAATAGTTTACTAGATTCCCTTAGTTTGTttgtaagtaaaaaaaaaacaaggcTGGTGTTCTTTCACTATAAcaattatttgaagaaattgTATAATGACACGATGGACCTACTGTGGAAAGACTTTGCCACATTAGCAATGCGAAGAGGAATTCCACATGATGATCAACTGATGTTTTGGAAAAAGTGTGATGATGAAATAACTGATAGCTTAATAGCAAAagacgaattttttttagagcaatttgaaatatttttatctaaaGGGAAGGTGAtgaacataaatttttttaaattcttggGTAATTACAGCAGATCGTGGAAGGAGACTTTAAAACGTTTTGAAGTGAAATGGTCTAAAATTCTAAGGGACAATGTAGAGAGTTACCCAAGGTggtaaaagggggagaaatagTTTAAAAGGATGGTCTCGCAGTAGTTCCTACGTTTAGAGCACGAGGAAGGAGCAGCATTCgacttttttgttttgtttttttgctttgttttgtttttgttttgtttgtttttctttgcttgttttgctttgtttgttttgttttgtttttttgctttgtttttttgctttatttttgtggTTATCCTGAATTAAGCGTTAACTGAAATGGAGTTTGCGTCTTCTTGGCAATCCAAAtggtataattaaaaaaaacatatatccATTGCTGCATTGCAAGAAGTGGCTTCTTCGCCGCTTTCGTTCAATGTtgttacttttttcttttacaaatTAGTCTTAGGTAGCGACGCAGAAAAGGCACTGCATCTGCATCTGCATCTGCACCTGTATCTGCATCTGTATCTGCACCTGTATCTGCATCTGTAGCTTCCTTTCTGCAGTTTGTTCCTACTTCGCCTGTTTGTGCATGTGCCTATTCGTCTTTGAGTCATTTTTCCAATCGACTAGTCGTTTTGGAGTTACCCCCCCGTCCGTTCGCTTATTTCACTGCCCACTATTGTTTATGTAACCCCTTCAAAGATGCTACAAACAGGGGGCATCCCATTCTTGCCAACCATCTTATTTAACACGTTTgtaaacatttttgaaaagcGAAAGAGAAACCACGTTGGAGTGAAATTCGTCACTTCTACGCAAAAGATGATATGCACATtggaaatgggaaaatagcAGTATGCGCCTTTCCCCCACTTCGTGAATGCGCATCTACATGTGCGCGTCAGCCTTTGAGGCGTTGTCCGGAGAAGAGGCTGCTAAGTAAAGGAATTCCCTAATATTATGCCTCCTCCCAAACTGATAATCAATTCTGTCAGGTgaagaataaagaaaaaacttcccCTCACTTGGTGCAGCAGTTTTTCGGGCGAGTTTAGCAAGAGAGCATTTTCTCTTAAGATGTCTTCGAGAcgttattgaaaaaaaaagagagtttATAAACGcgcattttaataaatacataaacgaaattacaaaataaacttataaaaaaaaaaaaaaaatgcgaataGAAATCTGcatataattacaaataaaCTGAGAGTGTCAACCCCCTCACTGAGCAAACCACACAAGTGTTCataacaaattgaaaaaaagaaaaaaaaagaagataccATTACTGCATCATTTAGAAGCCATCTTATAGCTACAATCAGGGGGGATTTCTCAACTTACATAGCCACAAGTATGCTCATCAAACTGtggcatatatatttactacacaaaaaaggagagtgtGCTCTGACCGATAAGGCTTTCGTAGATCATACAGGAGGAACTCACCCCCTAGTGGGGGTGGGTTTCCCtacgttttattttacgcTCATTCGTAAACAATTTGAATATCCACCTTTACGGGGAAACAAAGAAAGACTTCATATGTTGcagtaatattatttattgcaatttttttttatactgtACGGCCTAAATTGAGAACGCCACTAGGATATGCTTATGTAATCGTTTAAGCATTCCTTTTCGTTTGATTTTAACAGCCTATATGCCACAAATAAAAGcagatgaaaataaaaaaaaacaaaaaaaacagcataaaacaaataaaagtaaaaaaaaaaaaaaaaaaattgcctctGTTACAACAacaaaggaagaaatattttactgTTTAACTTTATAAGTACAACGTGATccatgaaataaaatatttttttatggcacTTAGGCTTTTTCGGCGATGGAAAAATTGTTACAAGCTCGTTTGGGGATCTTGTATTACCCACTGGTGGCTGCTCGAAGTGAATGGGATGACGAGAATTAAGTCCTCGGTTCAGAAAAAACACTTTGGCTTTCACAGTGTTgtattgtaaatttttttttttttttttttctattttttttggaattatttattttcatatttaaaataacaattaaaaattacattttggaagatgctttaattaatataaacaaCAAAGTTAATGTTAATTTAATCGTTTTGTTTgcacttcatttttcctaCATATGTTTGtatgcaatatttttatggtTCATAAGTTAGCCAATTCGTTTAATTTGGAGATAACCATATTCCTCTGACGTGGTTTTGTATTGTTAATTTTACCGATTAACCTTTTGCGGTGGTTCTACAGGAAAGTTTTTATAGcttttattaatattgaagctttcttttcgttttttcgcttccttgCATTGTTGTGTTATTTGTTCgagttatatttttctttgcgCTTTAGAATTTGCCGCTTTAAGgccttccatttttgaaggatttatttttagttacaaaccccccccctgtgccattttttagaGCAGCATATATTATACTGCTAAAGTGCCTTATTATGTGCATTTCCGTTTGTCCTACAGAATGAGCAAGctaatcattttttcctttttatttttcgctaTATAAGAAGTGTCGAAATATATACCCTCTTTTTTCTGGagcgtgcaaaaaaaaaaaaaaaaaaaaaaaataatattgggcgcattttt
Above is a genomic segment from Plasmodium vivax chromosome 5, whole genome shotgun sequence containing:
- a CDS encoding RAD protein (Pv-fam-e) (encoded by transcript PVX_089845A) codes for the protein MARTHTWQRILIRGGFTTALFLLWIGILSVRNCKYEGQTLEELQMSCCPRSLSAASYYYDSASAQANQAYYENNNHVFYTKKYEDFLSTMDDMQLSNKVLTREEMNSLLDSLSLFVSKKKTRLVFFHYNNYLKKLYNDTMDLLWKDFATLAMRRGIPHDDQLMFWKKCDDEITDSLIAKDEFFLEQFEIFLSKGKVMNINFFKFLGNYSRSWKETLKRFEVKWSKILRDNVESYPRW